Part of the Pseudobdellovibrionaceae bacterium genome is shown below.
TTTATGATCGGCAGCAAGATCAAGCCTACTTGTTTTGGAAAGAACCAAAAAATTTAGCCGGTTCATCTCTGGAAATGCAGGTTTTTAACACGAAAATTATCTCAAAAGAAGGTCGCGTGCGTGGCTCACTGATTTCAAGCATCTCTGAGCAAGTCCCTGACAAGCTCGTCGCCTATCGATTTATGGATGCATTTATGTTTCACCATAATCCTAAAAGTTTGCAGCGAGGGGCTCACTTTGCCCTCACTGTGGAAGAAAAATATGATGGCGAGCATTTTGTAAAATACGGTGAAATCACTTATGCCGAACTGGAAGTGAACGGAAAAGTCGTTAAACGGTATTTTGTTCCTTTTGCCCAAGGCGGCGCCTTTGCCGATCCATCCATATCTTTATCAACAAATGAGCAACGCCCCCTCTATGCCCCGGTAAACTATGTGCGCATCTCATCGGTATTTCAATCTCGCCGTTTCCACCCGATTAAGCACCGAAAGAAGCCTCACATGGGCGTAGACTTTGAGCTGCCTGAGGGTGAAGACGTGTTGGCCGCGCAAGAGGGTCAGGTTTTACGCTTTGGCAGAAACCGGGCCGCAGGACGATTTGTCGTGGTGGATCACGGCAATGGCCTTGAAAGCTACTACAATCACATGAGCTATATTTCTGAAAACATCTACAGAGGCAAATTTGTACGAGCCGGTGAGCTTTTGGGTTTTATTGGCTGCACGGGTTACTGCACAAAGCCTCATTTGCATTTTGCGGTGAAAAAACGGGGCCAATTTGTTGATCCATTAAAATACACAAAGCCCTTTCCCTATTCGAAAAAACCAACTATTGAAAAGTTTTTGGCTGAAATTAGGAAAACCACAGGGCGAGGATAGTTTACTGCCGCCAGCAGACGCTAAAATAATGGGGACAGTTGCTTTGCTCATTACAAGAGTTGGTGTAATTCACAGCGATTGTATCTAACAGCCCACCGTAACAGCTGTTTCCATCTTGCGGCGCCTTTACTGCTTCGACCATAGAACTGTTCACTTCGTACTCGCCAATCTGAAATCCACTGGGCAACATATTGCGAGCGGCCACATCGCCGTCGTCTTCGCCTTCACTAAAGTTGCCCGTGTCATTCGAACGAACCATTAAATATTGCTTACATTGCCAGCTCGTCGAGGCACTTTGTCCATTTTCAAGATTGATCTCTCGTACATAATGCATGCGCCGATTTGATCCATAGCTTGAAGAAAACCGCACTTTGTAACCCGTTCCATAAGCAAGGCCTGCATTGGACTCCCCCTCTTCAGACTCGGGTTGTTTGGCCGCGGCTTTGCCCAATGTGGCATCTTTGTACGTGAGAGCTAATAGATATTGAGCATTGCTTGTGGAATCATCTAGGGCCGCTCGGAGGTCTGTTACATCGGCGTGACTTTTTATAAAGCTCAATCTGCCGTCGACGGACCTGGCGCCTCCGGCATCGTTAAAGCCGGTAAACTCTCTGTGAAAAGCTCCATCCAAAAGAGTTTCAATGACAGGGCTTTTCGTGAGTGGTGCGATGAGGTTGTCGATGTCTTCACCGTCAGTTAGACTTGTGGCTTTTAATTCTTGCATATCGTAAACACTGCGCACGGCCAATTGCAATTCGGCACCATCATTGGCGGGGCTCGCCGCTAAAAGATCTGGAATTTCATCTTCACTATAAAACTTAGCATCTTCAAAAAACTGAGGCTTTAGCTGTACGCCTGAGTTATTACCCACGGCCTTGACTCGAAAAGTATAATATTTATCTAGCTTATTTTGAGAGAGTCCATCGCAGGACATATAGGCAAGATGATCAACCGTGGAATTGAACGCAAACTTAATGTTCTTGCCAAATGAATTTCCATCTTGAACCAGCTGCGGATCACAGTTTTGAAAAACCAAAACAAGCACGCTAAACACCACCAGTAAAAAACTGGCTGTAAATGGCCGCACCCGGCCCTGGTTATTTCGCCAAAGGAAATCCCTGTGCATATTCTCCCCCGTAGGTCGTCCCTAGACCTATCGGCAGATTTTGGTTTATTTTGAGGCATTTTGTCGGAAATCTTGAAAATTCGCCGACTTTTCTCTGCGGCTGGCCATTAGGCGGGGGTAAATGTTGCGAGATTGTTGCCATCTCCGTAACCTTGTTTCCCTTAGTCGAGATCCGACGCATGAGCCTGCCTGAAATTACGAATAGAATTGATTATCTGTTTTCTGTGGATTTATGAATAGAGAGCCTTGACCTATTCACAAAATCGCGGGATGCAATGAGCGACATTTTGGGGGCGGGGAATTGTTTCGAAGTGTAATTGTGTTCGCAATCTTTATTTTGTTTTGCTTTTCTTTTAGTGACTCGGCTTTAGCTAGAGATTCATACATTGAATCTCGTTTTCAAGCCCTTAAGTGTCAAAGTGAGCTATCTGAATCACTTGCCTTTAGAACCTTGATGACTGAGTTTGAGTCTGAGTTGCGGTCGGCCTTTCACATTCGCTTTGAGCATTTCTCTGTTTCAGACATAAAACCCCATAAAATATTTTTGGCCACCCTTGAAAAATCGGGGGTTCAAATTGTCGTGGTTGAACGCGACGCTCTACCCGATCACGAAAACGATTTTTTAGAAAGATTTTTGGTCTTCTCAGAAGACGTCACCGTTTTTCCAAAGCGCCTCTTTCGCACAGTAACAACCGGGCTCCGAAGACATTGGGCCGAAAACATCAACCAATCTCTGCACGGCCAATGGATACTCCTCGAAGATGGCCGCCGCCTAAAGATCGTGCGAAACGATGGCCCGATCATCCCGTATGTCGATTCAAAGTGGACCGTCGAAGTTGTATATCCAAGTCGAGTGGATGGTAGTTTTTGACGACATAAAAGACGGGAACACGGTCTATCAGTTAAAATTTGCTTTAAGATTATGGGGGTTTGACTTTGATTCGTTGTGGGGACACTTCGCCCAAAGGTACCCTTTAGCTCCAGTCCTGGCACAATATTTGCCTGATTCTCCTGAGGAACGCTTTTTATCACTTGTGCTGGCGGAAAACGCCCGCCTAAGTTTACAACCATGTAATTCTTATCTCCCGCACCTGAAGGACGGCTTTATCGTGAAGATCAATAACCTATCCTCGACCTTTGCTCAAATATCGATTTTGTTTTTCCTTGTTGGTTTTTCAATGCAAACTTTTGCCGGCCAGTCGAAAAATTTATTTAGTAAATGCAAATCTGTACTTGCAGCTTTTAAGGAGAGAAAGATGAAAAATGATTCTGAAACCATCATTGAACAACTTAAGTTACAGCCATTACCGGGCGAAGGTGGTTATTTTCGGGAAACATATCGGAGCAGTCTTTCTGTTGACACGCCCCTTACCTCCGGCGGGCCTCAAGAGACGAGAAATGTTAGCACTGCTATTTACTATTTGGTCACCCCAGATAGTTTCTCTTCCCTACATAGATTACCCCAAGAT
Proteins encoded:
- a CDS encoding peptidoglycan DD-metalloendopeptidase family protein — encoded protein: MPRIIVATLSLLFFMIVGPFTAFAKISSPTNDRMYTVKPGQTLYSILKNQNFNEQQVRTVLQQNILPRNYPLAPGDKYRVTTWPKSKRTEIKVYDRQQDQAYLFWKEPKNLAGSSLEMQVFNTKIISKEGRVRGSLISSISEQVPDKLVAYRFMDAFMFHHNPKSLQRGAHFALTVEEKYDGEHFVKYGEITYAELEVNGKVVKRYFVPFAQGGAFADPSISLSTNEQRPLYAPVNYVRISSVFQSRRFHPIKHRKKPHMGVDFELPEGEDVLAAQEGQVLRFGRNRAAGRFVVVDHGNGLESYYNHMSYISENIYRGKFVRAGELLGFIGCTGYCTKPHLHFAVKKRGQFVDPLKYTKPFPYSKKPTIEKFLAEIRKTTGRG
- a CDS encoding cupin domain-containing protein, with protein sequence MVVFDDIKDGNTVYQLKFALRLWGFDFDSLWGHFAQRYPLAPVLAQYLPDSPEERFLSLVLAENARLSLQPCNSYLPHLKDGFIVKINNLSSTFAQISILFFLVGFSMQTFAGQSKNLFSKCKSVLAAFKERKMKNDSETIIEQLKLQPLPGEGGYFRETYRSSLSVDTPLTSGGPQETRNVSTAIYYLVTPDSFSSLHRLPQDEIFHFYSGDPAEMILIYPDGHHEIKTLGNQIELGETPQVIVPAGVWQATRLKYDSGRYALMGTTVSPGFEFKDMELIEADAARERFDFIPDVIQRFIK